Part of the Hyalangium gracile genome is shown below.
GCCGACTACAGCTTCGAGTGCATCGGCAACGTGGACGTCATGCGGCAGGCGCTGGAGTGCTGCCACAAGGGCTGGGGCGAGAGCATCATCATCGGCGTGGCGGCCGCGGGGCAGGAGATCCGCACGCGGCCCTTCCAGCTCGTCACCGGGCGCGTGTGGAAGGGCTCGGCGTTCGGCGGGGCTCGCGGACGCACGGACGTGCCGAAGATCGTCGACTGGTACATGGAGGGGAAGATCCAGATCGACCCGCTCATCACCCACGTGATGCCGCTGGAGGACATCTCCAAGTCCTTCGACTTGATGCACCAGGGCGAGTCCATCCGCAGCGTGGTGAAGTACTCATGACAGTGCCGCTGACGCTCGTGTCCGAGCACGGCTGCTTCGGCGGGAAGGTGGCCTTCTACCGTCACGCCTCGGAGGCCTGCGGCGGGGAGATGCGCTTCAGCGTCTACGTCCCGCCCCAGGCGGCGACGCGAAAGGTGCCAGTGCTCTACTACCTGGCGGGGCTCACCTGCACGGAGGAGACGTTCCAGGCCAAGGGCGGCGGGCAGCGGGTGGCCGCGGAGCTGGGGCTGATGCTGGTGGCCCCGGACACGAGCCCTCGCGGCGCGGGCTTCCCTGGCGAGGACGCGGCCTGGGACTTCGGCGTGGGGGCGGGCTTCTACGTGGACGCCACGCAGGCGCCCTGGTCCTCGCGCTACCGCATGTTCACCTATGTCACCCGGGAGCTGCCGGCGCTGGTGGCCGCGCACCTGCCCGCGCGCGCGGACCGGGAGGGCATCTTCGGCCACTCCATGGGAGGCCACGGGGCGCTCGTCTGCGCGCTGCGGCAGCCCGGGCGATACCGCTCCGTCTCCGCGTTCGCGCCCATCTCCGCGCCGATGCAGGTGCCCTGGGGACAGAAGGCCTTCGGCGGCTACCTGGGGCCGGATCAGCAGGCCTGGAAGGCCTGGGATGCCAGCGAGCTGGTGCGCACGTTGCGCGAGCCCCTGCCCCCGCTGCTCGTGGACCAGGGAACTCGGGACAAGTTCCTCACCGAGCAGCTCCGCCCGGAGGTGTTCCAGGATGCCTGCGCCGCCGCGGGCCAGCCCCTCACGCTGCGAAGGCAGGAGGGCTATGACCACGGCTACTACTTCGTCTCCACCTTCATGGAGGACCACCTGCGCCACCACGCCGCGGCGCTCAACGCCTGATCGTGGGCCCGAGCATGGAGAGCCCGTCACCCGAGCTCTCCATGTCCTCCAACGGCAGCGGACCTTCGTCACCTCAGCTCATCGGCAGGTCGCGTCCGGCTGGCACTGCGTGCCCGTGGGGCAGATGTGGCCCGGGTAGTTCGGGCCGCACCAGAGCCGGCAGACGCCCTGGACGCACGTCTCCGTCTGGGGACACGGGGACTGGGCGCTGCACGCGTACCCCGTGGGAATGCAGGTCCCATCGGAGCAGCCGTAGTTCGCGGGGCACGGGTTCTGCGCGGAGCAGCTCGCTGGACGGCAGATGCCGCTCTGCGAGTCGCAGGCGGTGCCCGTGGGGCACCCCGCGGTGCACGTCGCACGGCAGATGTAGTCGTCGCAGACGGTGCCCTGTCCGCAGACGTTGTTGGGATAGTTGCTGCCACATCCCGGGCGGCACAGGCCCACGTCACAGATCTCGGTGGCTGGATCGCAGTCGGAGAGGTCCGTGCACGACTTCAGCGTGCCCGCGTCTCCCTGCGGCCCCGGGTCGATGGGCCCGCCGCCGTCGTCCCGCTGGCCCGCGTCGTCCTGTAGCTGCGCTCGGAACACCTCGCCCACATCGTGCGTTGCGCCGCATGCCACGAACAGCGAGGCCACCAGGCACATCCCCAAGAGCTTGTTCGACATGATCGATTCTCCTTTGAGTGAGATGCCGTTCGCATCCCTGTCACTCTCAGGACGCCTGGCCCGAAAACCTTACGGAGCCGCTGACTCGAGGCGCTCACGAGCCTCCGCCGCGAACCGTCCCTCCGGGAAACGCCGGAGGTACGCGTCGAGATCCGCGCGCATCCCAGCCTCGTCCCCGGCGCGGGCGCGACACACCGCGCGGCCGAACAGCGCACGCTCCTCGAGCGCGGGCGATGGAGCTCGGTCGAGCACCTCGGAGAACGCGCGCGCGGCCTCCGGATCGCGCCGTGCCTCCGCCAGGAGCTCGGCCCGCTGCAGCGCGAGCTCGGCCGGGCGAGGCAGGCCCGCGAAGCCAGTGCCGTGGAGCCGCTCCAGATGGCGCAGGGCTTCGGACTTCCGCCCCTCCCGGAGCAGGGCTTCGACGCGGGTGACCTCCGCCTCGCCGATGAGCTCGCCTCGGGGGAAGCGCTTGAAGTAACGCTGAAGCGTCACGAGCGCGGCCTTCGGGTCCTGCTCCCGTCGAAGCTGTTCCACCGCCCTGCCGAGGAGCTTCGCCTCCTCGAGCAGCGCATTCTCCGGACGCGGTTCCCGGTGGGCAGGCGGCGGTGGCGGCGCGGGGGCCTCTTCGGGAGTCACAGGCGGCGCGGCCGAAGGCGCTCCAGGCGCCGGAACCTCTTCGGGCTCAGGGGGCGCTGGCACAGGCTCCGGTGCGGGCTCGACGGGGTGCTCCTCTTGCGCCGAGGGCGGAGATTCCACCGCGCCGTTCAGCCCGAAGTAGAGCGCCGACGCCACCACCAGCGCGCCGACTGTGAGCAGGGGCAGGCCCCGTGGCAGGCGTGTCCCGCTGGGAGGAGGCAGGGAGCCGAGCTTCTCGGCGATACGCGCGGTCGCCCCCGGAGTAAGTGCCTCGGCGGGCGGCATCTCCCGAGCGAGCCGACGCGCCTCGGCCTCCACGGGCTCCGACGGAGAGGGCTGATCCTTCCAGCGCTGGAGCGGAGCGTCCGACATCACTCGCCCTCCTCTTCCATGAGGCGCTTGAGCCTCTCCAGGAAGGTGGCCCGCGCGCGGTGGAGCCACACCCAGACGGTGGCCGTCTTCGCGTCCATCAGCGTCGCGATCTCCTCACCGGAGAGGCCCTCGAGCTCGAACAGGATCAGCGCGGCGCGGTAGCGCTCATTCATGCCCTCGAGCGCCCGGTAGAAGCGGGCCTGTGTCTGGTGTCCCGCCAGCTGCTCCTCGGCGGTCCGGGCCGGACTGGGGACATCCTGTCCAACCTCCGCGGCCGAGCCTCCGAGCCAGCGCCGCATGCGCTCCTTCCTGCGTCGGTGTCGGACCACGTTCTCGGTGATGCGGTACAGCCAGGTGGTCAGCTGCGCGCGATCCGACCGCCAGCCAGGGAGCAGTTGGTGGACCTTGAGGAAGACCTCCTGCACCACGTCCTCCAGCTCCAGCCCGGGCCCGCCCAGCCGCGAGGCCCAGCGCGCAACATCCCCCCCGTGGCGGCGGAACACCTCCGCTACCTCCAAAGTCTCCGCCTTCTCGGTCCGCGCCGCGGTCTTGGCCACACTCGTCAACGCCCTCTCAGCCCACTTCGGCCGGAAACCTTTCACCCGCCGCGCGGAAATCTCTCAGTCGCCCGGGAACGCGAACCCCACCACTGCCAGGACCTGGCCCCGAGGCAATTCCCGCGTGACGCTCTCCTCGGGCGAGGATGTCGTCGTAATCCGTACACGCGCCTGCTGTTCTCGCAGCCAGAACAGCCCGAGCGCCCCCACGAACGGGCGCCAGGAGCCCATCCTCCAGGAGGCCGTAGCCCCTGCCCAGGCGGCGGGATCGAGATCGGTGGCGGTGTCGTTCCGGGCGAAGCCCGTGCCGCGCAGGCGCAGCCACGCCACGGCTGCTCCGCCTTCGAGTTCGAGCCTCGGGCCCTCCTGGAGAAGGCGCCACCTTGCTCCCGCGCCCACCAGCGGACGGGACCACTGCACACCGCCTTCGCCCAGCGTCAGCTCGCGGGGTGTCTCGAGGAGGGCGAGCGCGACGACGGACCAGGACTCGCGACCGATCGAGCCCCTCGCCAGGGCGCCGAAGGCCCAGCGCGCCGAGAACCCCGCCACCGCGCCTACCTCGCCGCGAATGCGGAGCGGCTGTGCGGGCGGGGGCAGCTCTCCTGAGGGCTTGGTGAGCGTTCTCTCTGGAGCTGGAGCAGGAGGTGCCGGGACGGAAGGAGGCTCGGGCTCAACGGCCGGAGCGGCGGGCGGCGCAAGCTCAGCGGCGGGCGGAGGTAGCGTCGGAGGGGCAGGAGCAGGGGGAGGTGCTGCTCCGGGGAGTTCCAGCGTTCCCTCTCGGAAGCGAGCTTCCCACGCGGCGATGACCACGGCCGCTACCTGGGCGAGCTCGTCGCACTTCCCGCGACGTGGAAGCTCCTTTCGAGCCAGCGCGGCGCCCTCCTCCGTCTCGAGTGCGAGGACAAGCGTGCCGCCGACATCATCGACGCGCGCCACGTGTCTCGGACCGGGTGCATCCGGGAGCAGCAGCGCGAGCCTGGCCTCGACCACGTCCGGCGCGGGGCACGTCGCCGAGCCCTCCAGTCGGACGGAGGCGGAGAGCAGGGGCACGACGACTGCGATTGCGAGAGTTCCCGCCATGAAGGCGGGTCTACTCTGGCAGGCAGCGCACGAGCCAGGAGAACGAACGAGCCCGGAGAACGCGGCTCCTCACCGCGCGCCGCCGGGAGACTTCTTGGAGACGTAGCTGCCGGCGGTGGAGCGGAACGCGGTGCACAGGCGGTTCCACGAGTTGATGGCGGCGATGGCATACGTCAGGTCCACGAGGGCCTTGTCCTCGAAGTGCGGACGCACGGCCTCATAGACGGAGTCTGGCACGTGCCCCACGTGGAGTGCGTCACCGCCTCCGTCCAGGCGAGCGCCGCGCGCTCCCGAGGCGTGTAGTAGGGAGACTCCTCCCAGGCCGACAGTCCGTAGAGGCGCTGCTCGGACTCGCCCATCGCCCGAGCATCCTTGTGGGACACACAACGCGCGGGCACCACCTCTCGAGCAACCAGATGAAAAGAAGGATGCAAAACGTCCGGTGAATCTGGATCGATGCCTCGACTCGTGCGCGGCGGGAGGCCAGGTGCTCGTCCAGTTCTGCAACGACATCCCCGATTCGGCGATTCGTGCCGCTTGCTTTTCAAAGCTCACCGAGAGCGAGACGAGCTGCCGGAACTTCTGTTTCAACTACTTCGGAAAATGAAAGGCTACCGAATGCCTACGGAGACTCGCCTCCCGCGTGGTACCAGGCTCTCTGGACCAATCATGGCTGAACGCCGATTCGAGCTCGTAGGCAGCCCCGCTGAGCGCGCCTCGGTTCGAATCAGAAAGCCCGTCAAGGATCGGCGTACCGGCAATTACAGGTGCAGCGTGGAGTGGATCCGCCCTGAAGAGCGGGAGCTCTTTGAACTCTGGGGAATCGACTCGATGCAGGCACTGCAGCTTGCCATCGGGGCTGCCAGGGAGCTGAGCACGCTTTACGAGAACAACCTCCGTTGGGCTGGAGGGCAGGACGGCTACCTGGGTTTTCCGAAGACCTATCCAGAGCACCTTCCGAAAGCCCTCTCGAGAAAGCTTGAGCGCGTGATCGATCGCGAAATCTCCGCCCACACACGCAAAGTCGCGAGGGCACACAAGCGGAGACAGCGTCGAGGGCGCTGAGCCAGCTCCTACCCCTTCACCTCCACCTCGCGCACCTCGGGTGACACCTCGCGGGCGTCCACCTTCACGTCCAGGAAGTGCTTGAACGTCTCGAGCTGCGTCTCCGCGTGCCCGTCCAGCGGCAGCG
Proteins encoded:
- the fghA gene encoding S-formylglutathione hydrolase; the encoded protein is MTVPLTLVSEHGCFGGKVAFYRHASEACGGEMRFSVYVPPQAATRKVPVLYYLAGLTCTEETFQAKGGGQRVAAELGLMLVAPDTSPRGAGFPGEDAAWDFGVGAGFYVDATQAPWSSRYRMFTYVTRELPALVAAHLPARADREGIFGHSMGGHGALVCALRQPGRYRSVSAFAPISAPMQVPWGQKAFGGYLGPDQQAWKAWDASELVRTLREPLPPLLVDQGTRDKFLTEQLRPEVFQDACAAAGQPLTLRRQEGYDHGYYFVSTFMEDHLRHHAAALNA
- a CDS encoding tetratricopeptide repeat protein, producing MSDAPLQRWKDQPSPSEPVEAEARRLAREMPPAEALTPGATARIAEKLGSLPPPSGTRLPRGLPLLTVGALVVASALYFGLNGAVESPPSAQEEHPVEPAPEPVPAPPEPEEVPAPGAPSAAPPVTPEEAPAPPPPPAHREPRPENALLEEAKLLGRAVEQLRREQDPKAALVTLQRYFKRFPRGELIGEAEVTRVEALLREGRKSEALRHLERLHGTGFAGLPRPAELALQRAELLAEARRDPEAARAFSEVLDRAPSPALEERALFGRAVCRARAGDEAGMRADLDAYLRRFPEGRFAAEARERLESAAP
- a CDS encoding RNA polymerase sigma factor — its product is MAKTAARTEKAETLEVAEVFRRHGGDVARWASRLGGPGLELEDVVQEVFLKVHQLLPGWRSDRAQLTTWLYRITENVVRHRRRKERMRRWLGGSAAEVGQDVPSPARTAEEQLAGHQTQARFYRALEGMNERYRAALILFELEGLSGEEIATLMDAKTATVWVWLHRARATFLERLKRLMEEEGE
- a CDS encoding carboxymuconolactone decarboxylase family protein, whose translation is MPDSVYEAVRPHFEDKALVDLTYAIAAINSWNRLCTAFRSTAGSYVSKKSPGGAR
- a CDS encoding DUF6968 family protein — protein: MAERRFELVGSPAERASVRIRKPVKDRRTGNYRCSVEWIRPEERELFELWGIDSMQALQLAIGAARELSTLYENNLRWAGGQDGYLGFPKTYPEHLPKALSRKLERVIDREISAHTRKVARAHKRRQRRGR